The DNA window caaaaagcaaaaatatgGTAAATGCCAACCCATTTTCAGATCCAGACATGCTTCCAAAAGTTCCCCAACACAAAGATGTGTAAACCCAAAGTGTTCGACGATTTTGGGACACCGATACCCCTTTCAGCTGGCTGTCACCTGCCAAAGCATGgtcaaaatcatgaaattcaatgAATAGTGGCAGAATGACTGTTAGCTGACAAAGTATACTCAACAGAAAGAAGTCATCAATCATATGGATGTAGAAATAATTTTCCAAATTAAACATCACTGGATTACCAGTTCTTTGTTGCTTCattctcttttcatttctttttccgTATGATATGAACAATGCTACCACTGTAACAACATATTCATTACTGGTTCATAGGCGTCAAGAGTCTCGAAAGTTTAAAAATCGAATTATACAGGGATCCAAATTAATCCCTCTACTGTCCACATTCATGCTTCATAGCGTTAAAGCAACTCCAAAGCAAATCATGAAGGAACTCTTAACTTTCTAATCATTCTGGCATCAGAAAGGGTATGAGAACAACCATCATATCCTCTTGCTTTAATTCCAAACTCTTTAACCATGGTTAGAATTCATCATCTCTAACTAAGATGTTTAGAGATTTCTTTTCCCACCAATTTACTACTAAAATCATGTTTTCATCCTACAAGTTGAAAAGGAGATCTGACCTGTAAACACAGGAATCTATTGTCATTAAGCAAAATCCAGGATATCTCGTTAATTCATTGAACCCACCCTGGTTACTGGTTTGAGCTTGGAAAAAACACTCTTCACATCCTCAAACACCTTATCAGTTGATCTTTGATCATCAATCTAAGACAGCAGATACAAACATTAATAACCATCATGATATCGATAGAAAAGGAATCAAATCAGGTATGGAGACGATCCTTAACGTGTAAAATATCCGAAGTACTGGAAGGAAAACAAATTTCAGGACTATCTAGTTCTGCTTTCATAATAACCATATCCAAGACAGAAGGGATTTTGAATCACCGACTCCAAACATCACATTGAGAAAAAGTATTTTGATGTTCGTGTTTCATATTACcgagggtttttttaaaaagtagtttttacgtaaaaatatattaaaatatttttataaatattttttttattttttatatgaacacaatttaatgtttttaagacAACCAGACAAACAAAGTAGTGATTATTACGGGCAAGGTTGTTTCAAAATAGGCTTTATGTCGCTTACTTAAGATATCAATGTTATCATCCACCCTCcccttcaaaagaaaataagaaagtcATGAAAAGACGCGCATAGGAAGTGATTCATCAACAAGAATGTGCAACAAACTAGCCTGGTTTCTGTTCAGAGTACTTTTTGTCAACTCCTCTTCAGGACAATCGAAAAATAGTACAAATGCCGGTTCGATTTTCATCTTCAGCATGATTACAGAAACGAAAAAATTGCAAGATTTCCTACCAAAAAATGGTATAGGAAGTTAGAAGGAGCCGCAGAATCATTACAACTgcaggaaggaaggaaggaaggaatcTTAAAATTAGGAAGTGATGGAAGCAGCAGCAGATAATAGAGACAAACGAATTGATATCATTTCAAAGCCAACTATGGTGTCAAATGCAGTACGATTTTCTTCATTGCGTGGGAACCCATCAATGATAAACCTCTTGTTATAACTGTGCTGCCTTGCCTGTTGTAGAAGCTTCACAGTTACCTCAGAAGGGACAATTTTTACTTCTTTCGTGAAGCTTCGAATcattttttcatggaaacaatGAGTACAGCGAAAGAATCTTATGAACATACAAACTTTCTGGTATAAATAAAGAACAATCTGTGAAGAACGCAGCTGACAACTTATGACCAGCAAAACAATATAACAACAGCGATAAAAATAGCAAGAAACAGGTATGCCCTGTTCGGTTGtacttggaaaaaataaatgcaaatcgTAAGAACAAAGATCGATGATAAATGCCTCATTGCCATAGAGGATCACATTACTAAAATTTTGCCAACCCGTAGAGGCAAGACATTGGCCTGTGATGATAGTGTGTGTGGTCACGTTTTTCACCGTAAGAAATTATATCATTATCGTAAGGAGCATGAGAATTATTCTCTTTCGATCGCAGCATGACAACAACAGCAATCATTTCAATCATGAGAAGGTTGgtgaaaaagacaaataataatagcCACCAACCCCTC is part of the Populus trichocarpa isolate Nisqually-1 chromosome 2, P.trichocarpa_v4.1, whole genome shotgun sequence genome and encodes:
- the LOC7487739 gene encoding UMP-CMP kinase 3 → MFIRFFRCTHCFHEKMIRSFTKEVKIVPSEVTVKLLQQARQHSYNKRFIIDGFPRNEENRTAFDTIMKIEPAFVLFFDCPEEELTKSTLNRNQGRVDDNIDILSKRHKAYFETTLPVISYYESRTR